The DNA sequence CCATTTGACGGTCAGCGATGATTGTGAATCTAGAGAATTTGATATAGTAGTAGAAGAAGTAGACCTCACTACTAATTTAGGAGAAGACATAAACATTACGATTGGCAATTCCATTGAGTTGGAGGCAGCAACAAATAATTCGCAACCGATCACCTCTTATTCCTGGTTTCTGAATGACTCTTTGTTCATTTCCTGTCTGGAAGATTGTGCTTCATTAACGCTGACCCCAGAGCAAAGCTTACTAGTTACGGTCAGCGTTATGGATACGGAAGGCTGTGTTGCTGAAGATGAATTGCAAATTACCGTCGAGTTTCCTTTTTTCGCGCCTAATGCTTTTTCGCCAAATAGAGATGGCGTTAATGACTATTTCTATCTCCAAACAAAAGTACCGCTAAAGCTTACTAATTTTTCGGTATTTGACCGATGGGGAGGTTTAGTCTTTGAACATACCAACAGCTACACCAATACCCCGTCAGCAGGTTGGGATGGTTCTTCTAAAGGGCAGCAAACAGCGGTAGGCATCTATTTATGGCAAGCAATTTTTGATATTAACGGAAAAAACTACACGATGTCAGGCGATGTAACACTCATTCGATGATAATAGACTTCTAGTGTGGGCGTTATGAGGTTCCACTTGGGCAAACAACCTGTATGGTGCCTCTCGCAATTATCTAGCAGGAAGCTATATCTACAACTAAATGGTAGATGAGCAAACGGCAGCGGGGGTATCAGTGGGTGAAAGGATAGTACCTTTCGCTTTATACTGGGTAGAAGGCGAAAGCTGAGTAAAAAAGCCGCCAATAATAATTGAAAAACGCAGGAATACGGTATAATTGATTACTCTAACGTAAAAATACGTGCCATACCGAAAAACCTACTCCCAAAACTCATCCTCATTAATTTTCTAATATTAGAAATATGCTTCTCGATAAGAACTGCGGATTCAGACATAAAAAAACGACTTTGAGAACTACATCCCAAAGTCGTTTATATTTTTGTTTTATCTGCTGTTAAAATGAAAAATCAGGAACCGCAACAAAAGCAACCTTCATCTATCAAGTCAAAGGGTTCAAAATAAGGTTGAAATGTTACTGATGCTTTTGGCCGTAAAACATGTTGCTTTGATACTTGTTGGGACAAGAAAGTACGATTACGTTCAATCTCTTCCTTATGTATGGTTTCGCATACTACAGCATTTGATGTGTCAAAAAAGTCCTGCATATCTGCATAGAGTAACTGACAGGCTTCACAATTGGCAATGATGTGTGATACTCTGTGGTAGTCTGATGGCGGTAGTTCATTTCTCAAATGTTTTAGCATAAGAGAAATGACGGCATCCCGCTCTTCGTAATTGAGAGTTTCACGGTGTGCACTTGGAGGCATAGCGGAAGGGTTTTTAAAATCATGGAATAGATTACTGACATAATCAAGGGATTATAACCAATAAAAGCGTTCTTTCATTGGGCAAAGAGAGGCATGCAAATAGGATCAATGTAGAGGGTTGATAAAATTATTCTTTAGGAGGAAGTTGTTTCCGTAACGCTTTGAGTGCCCTGGAGTTTGCTTTCCGTAACGCAACCGCGGAATATCCTAAATGGGTCTCGATCTCCTTATAACTCATTTTGTCCCAAAAACGCATTCGTAAGAGACGGGCATGATCCGGCTTCGTCTCTTCTTCTAAAACATGGGTTAATAGCGTAAACTGTGCCTCGCGATCTTCTGCTTGCTGTTTAACAAGAAAAGGATCTTCCGATAGGCGCTCAATACAATCATCAATCTCTAATGATGACTG is a window from the Lewinella sp. LCG006 genome containing:
- a CDS encoding RNA polymerase sigma factor, producing MRAQEPLQTPLPPPSQENFQQVVEAISRLQPELVNRFKSHDFLDSEDLAQDVIIRVILGARKQFIRDPDAFIYRVTLNVCVDAQKVRSKLRKRQSSLEIDDCIERLSEDPFLVKQQAEDREAQFTLLTHVLEEETKPDHARLLRMRFWDKMSYKEIETHLGYSAVALRKANSRALKALRKQLPPKE